A part of Methanomassiliicoccales archaeon genomic DNA contains:
- the amrS gene encoding AmmeMemoRadiSam system radical SAM enzyme: MHEALFWEKEGDKVRCRLCPHLCLIAEGRAGTCKVRTNVGGRLIALTYGKVSSIGLDPVEKKPFFHFKPGKTMLSFGSVGCNLGCLHCQNYAISQAGPSSFFLRDVPPEKVPELVRNYDGQGVAWTYNEPTMWTEFVIDSGRLCKDHGFFTGFVTNGYINEGPLRELKGIVDAINIDVKGFNEEFYKKICKAKLQPVLDTVRTAKELGMHVELTYLVITNKNDGADEVGRFCEWAMSIDPGMPIHFSRFHPDYRMMDVPPTPSATMERAYDIAKGRGLKFVYVGNMPSDHESTYCPDCGSLAIKRSGFSIRMVGVRDGKCSKCGASLGLVL; encoded by the coding sequence ATGCACGAGGCGTTGTTCTGGGAGAAAGAGGGGGACAAGGTCCGTTGTAGACTCTGTCCCCACCTTTGCCTGATCGCTGAAGGAAGGGCTGGGACCTGTAAGGTCAGGACGAATGTCGGAGGTAGGCTGATCGCCCTGACATACGGCAAAGTTTCCTCCATAGGACTGGACCCGGTCGAAAAGAAGCCTTTCTTCCACTTCAAGCCAGGAAAGACCATGTTATCGTTCGGGAGCGTCGGATGCAACCTTGGATGTCTTCATTGCCAGAACTATGCCATCTCTCAGGCCGGCCCCTCATCATTTTTTCTAAGGGATGTTCCACCAGAGAAGGTCCCAGAACTTGTGAGGAACTATGACGGCCAAGGAGTTGCCTGGACGTATAATGAACCGACGATGTGGACAGAGTTCGTCATCGATTCGGGCAGGCTCTGTAAAGACCATGGGTTCTTTACGGGCTTCGTGACGAACGGGTACATCAATGAGGGCCCGCTCAGGGAGCTCAAAGGCATCGTTGATGCCATCAACATCGATGTCAAGGGCTTCAACGAGGAGTTTTATAAGAAAATATGCAAGGCAAAGCTACAGCCAGTATTGGACACGGTCAGAACGGCAAAGGAGCTGGGAATGCATGTGGAGCTGACCTATCTGGTCATTACTAATAAGAACGACGGTGCGGACGAGGTTGGACGGTTCTGCGAATGGGCGATGTCGATCGACCCGGGCATGCCCATACATTTCTCCAGGTTCCACCCCGATTACAGGATGATGGACGTACCACCGACGCCATCGGCGACCATGGAGAGGGCGTATGATATCGCCAAAGGGAGGGGGCTCAAGTTCGTTTACGTGGGGAACATGCCTTCGGACCACGAGAGCACCTATTGCCCTGACTGTGGTTCTTTGGCGATAAAGCGGTCTGGATTTTCCATACGCATGGTAGGGGTGAGAGACGGTAAATGTTCCAAATGCGGGGCCTCTTTAGGCCTCGTCCTTTGA
- the thiL gene encoding thiamine-phosphate kinase, whose product MSRLSDLGEKAVVGEVISRLASQGVMGVGDDAACIRLGSRYLVVSTDLISKRTHIPDRMTFRQIGWMATAVNLSDLAAMGATPIGVVMAMGLPRELDNTSMMEIVDGIMECCGWASASYLGGDTKETPEITIAGTSFGIVRSDGLLRRSGARPGDLLAVTGTVGLAGAGFLEMDLDEFDEKARSAALEPRPRIKEGTIMSSSGAVTSCMDTSDGLAMSVHELAGASRVGFEVFMKDIPIDPSAARVCRRMGVPTEEVALFSGGDYQLLFTVDPSELGKLRSMLGDGFKVIGRAVEPEAIVLVDGPYDHLPRKGYEHFKG is encoded by the coding sequence ATGTCTAGGCTTAGCGACCTGGGAGAAAAAGCGGTGGTAGGGGAGGTCATATCCAGGCTGGCATCACAAGGTGTGATGGGGGTGGGCGACGACGCGGCATGCATCAGGCTTGGCTCCAGATACCTGGTTGTCAGCACCGACCTCATCTCAAAGAGGACGCATATCCCTGACCGCATGACCTTCAGGCAGATCGGTTGGATGGCGACGGCGGTGAACCTGAGCGATCTTGCGGCCATGGGGGCCACTCCGATCGGGGTCGTCATGGCCATGGGCCTTCCCCGCGAGCTCGACAACACGTCGATGATGGAGATCGTCGATGGCATCATGGAGTGCTGCGGATGGGCGAGCGCCAGCTATCTTGGAGGGGACACGAAGGAGACGCCAGAGATAACGATCGCGGGCACCTCATTTGGGATCGTAAGGTCCGATGGGCTGTTGAGAAGGTCCGGCGCAAGACCAGGGGACCTCCTTGCTGTCACAGGGACGGTCGGGCTGGCGGGAGCTGGGTTCCTAGAGATGGACCTTGATGAGTTCGATGAAAAGGCCAGGTCCGCTGCTCTAGAGCCTCGGCCCCGCATCAAGGAGGGGACGATAATGTCATCGTCCGGTGCTGTCACATCATGCATGGACACGTCCGATGGTCTGGCCATGTCGGTACACGAGCTTGCTGGGGCGAGCCGTGTCGGGTTCGAGGTCTTTATGAAAGATATTCCTATCGACCCCTCGGCGGCGAGGGTCTGCAGGAGGATGGGCGTACCGACAGAGGAGGTGGCCTTGTTCAGCGGTGGGGATTATCAGCTTTTGTTCACGGTTGACCCGTCGGAGCTGGGGAAGTTGAGGTCTATGCTTGGGGATGGGTTCAAAGTGATAGGTAGGGCCGTGGAACCGGAGGCCATAGTGTTGGTGGATGGCCCTTATGATCATTTACCAAGGAAGGGGTATGAGCACTTCAAAGGATGA
- the larA gene encoding nickel-dependent lactate racemase: MEEIVVPYGKEGRLFADVPERNFIGTLAPKDVVTGDVRSTIERSLAEPIGSCHIDEFLAGGEDVVFIVNDGTRPTPTAAVLQVLSHRTDLSKYRYLIATGAHRPPDEEELRLIFGEMLEVVRDKIHPHDARNDHCIYLGRSKNGTEMEVNEIAVNADRLVIITSVEPHYFAGYTGGRKSFLPGVASFKCIEQNHRLAMRKEASVLRLDGNPVHEDMIDALSVVKDKKIFSVQVVMDRHQGVYKVASGDLFRAFDKAVAWANEVFSVEVKEKADMVITVAPYPMDVDLYQSQKAIDNAKHALKEGGVVLLVSKCRQGMGDDTFCRQLSSSKDPSEILRNLECEYRLGFHKAAKLAEIMLTSRIWAVTDLEDEKLRSINITPFHDLQMAVDSFLHERPEGKILVLMDGSVTVPRVV, from the coding sequence ATGGAAGAGATAGTCGTCCCGTATGGAAAGGAAGGAAGGCTATTCGCCGACGTTCCAGAGAGGAACTTCATTGGGACCCTTGCTCCGAAGGATGTCGTGACCGGTGATGTGAGAAGCACGATCGAACGGTCGCTGGCCGAACCCATAGGCTCATGCCATATCGATGAATTCCTTGCTGGCGGTGAGGACGTGGTCTTCATCGTCAATGATGGGACAAGGCCTACCCCCACGGCCGCTGTCCTTCAGGTCCTCTCTCATAGGACCGACCTTTCAAAGTATAGGTATCTTATCGCCACGGGCGCGCACCGACCTCCAGATGAAGAGGAGCTCCGTCTCATATTCGGTGAAATGCTGGAGGTGGTCAGGGATAAGATCCATCCTCACGATGCCAGGAATGACCACTGCATCTATCTTGGCCGCTCGAAGAACGGCACCGAGATGGAGGTCAACGAGATCGCCGTCAACGCCGACCGTCTGGTCATAATAACGAGCGTCGAACCCCATTATTTCGCTGGCTATACAGGCGGAAGGAAGTCGTTCCTTCCTGGGGTCGCATCCTTCAAATGCATCGAGCAGAACCACCGTCTGGCGATGAGGAAGGAGGCCAGCGTCCTAAGGCTTGATGGGAACCCTGTCCATGAGGACATGATCGATGCGCTTTCCGTCGTGAAGGACAAAAAGATCTTCTCGGTGCAGGTCGTGATGGACCGGCATCAGGGCGTCTATAAGGTCGCCAGCGGGGACCTGTTCAGGGCGTTTGACAAGGCCGTTGCCTGGGCGAACGAGGTCTTTTCGGTCGAAGTAAAAGAGAAGGCGGACATGGTGATCACAGTGGCGCCATATCCGATGGATGTGGACCTGTATCAGTCCCAGAAGGCCATTGATAATGCCAAGCATGCGCTGAAGGAGGGAGGGGTGGTCCTGTTGGTGTCTAAGTGCAGGCAGGGGATGGGCGACGACACTTTCTGCAGACAGCTCTCCTCATCGAAGGACCCATCGGAGATACTGCGGAACCTTGAATGCGAGTACAGGCTCGGATTCCATAAGGCGGCAAAGCTTGCGGAGATCATGCTGACCTCCAGGATATGGGCGGTGACCGACCTTGAGGATGAGAAACTGAGGTCTATCAACATCACCCCGTTCCATGACCTGCAGATGGCGGTCGATTCGTTCCTTCATGAAAGGCCCGAAGGAAAGATATTAGTTCTCATGGACGGTAGCGTCACCGTCCCGAGGGTAGTTTAA
- a CDS encoding (Fe-S)-binding protein — protein sequence MRKELMTCTYCGFCKSVCPAFEGIGWDPSVARGRMVLSYGLLQKDIPADQSVVDALYQCTTCKDCERRCPSKVKVVEVVERARKDLVTSGHMLPKHRAVVESVLRYGNPYGERRSVREALSNEAKKAEVGYFAGCTAAYRNPGIGRATTSILTKLGIEHSVVDEVCCGSVLQRIGWNEEDVTSVMRRNIGSIKKHGVKEVLFSCAGCYRMFKEEYPRYVDVPFEVRHISEFLAEKELDLKGLSKVITYHDPCHLGRHSRVYDAPRKLISRIPGASFKEMPRSKETSRCCGGGGGVRSAYPELSSKIAAKRVDEAAFADLLVTTCPFCVNNLNVGKETSNSKARVVDLVELIDELM from the coding sequence ATGCGCAAGGAGCTCATGACCTGCACTTACTGCGGGTTCTGCAAGAGCGTCTGTCCGGCATTCGAAGGGATAGGTTGGGACCCGAGCGTGGCGAGGGGCAGGATGGTGCTCTCATACGGCCTGCTCCAAAAAGACATCCCAGCAGACCAGTCCGTCGTAGATGCCCTTTACCAGTGTACGACATGCAAGGATTGTGAAAGGCGCTGCCCATCAAAGGTAAAGGTGGTCGAGGTGGTCGAGAGGGCCAGGAAGGACCTTGTCACTTCGGGTCACATGCTCCCAAAGCACAGGGCGGTCGTAGAGAGCGTCCTCAGGTACGGCAATCCATATGGAGAGAGAAGGAGCGTTAGGGAGGCCCTGAGCAACGAGGCCAAGAAGGCCGAGGTCGGCTACTTCGCAGGTTGCACGGCCGCCTATCGTAACCCAGGGATCGGAAGGGCGACCACATCCATCCTTACAAAGCTCGGCATCGAACACTCAGTGGTGGACGAGGTCTGTTGCGGTTCGGTGCTGCAGCGCATCGGTTGGAACGAGGAGGACGTGACCTCGGTCATGAGAAGGAACATAGGCTCCATTAAAAAGCATGGCGTGAAGGAGGTGCTTTTCTCCTGCGCAGGGTGCTACAGGATGTTCAAGGAGGAATACCCAAGGTATGTTGATGTCCCATTCGAAGTGAGGCACATATCCGAGTTCTTGGCGGAGAAGGAACTTGACCTTAAGGGCCTGAGCAAGGTCATAACCTATCATGACCCCTGCCATCTTGGCAGGCATTCTCGGGTATATGATGCGCCGAGGAAATTGATCTCAAGGATACCAGGTGCATCTTTTAAGGAGATGCCGAGGTCCAAGGAAACATCGAGATGCTGTGGTGGAGGGGGAGGGGTGAGGTCCGCCTATCCGGAGCTCTCCTCGAAGATAGCGGCCAAAAGGGTTGACGAGGCGGCCTTCGCGGACCTGCTCGTGACGACATGTCCTTTCTGCGTGAACAACCTGAACGTTGGCAAGGAGACCTCCAACTCCAAGGCAAGGGTGGTCGACCTTGTCGAGCTGATCGACGAGCTTATGTGA
- the folP gene encoding dihydropteroate synthase: protein MSLSAEQSRHVSEITDAIRNTNAEHTPPVPYGRRELRFERPLVMGILNVTPDSFSDGGECLTKEAAVRKFQEMVSEGADIIDIGAESTRPGAVPISEDEELSRLLPVLREVVSSKVPVSVDTRHASVAEEAVRAGASIVNDISGLRDPEMTEVVARSGCPVVAMHMRGDPQNMQSLTVYEDLLGDIHTELARILQRAEAGGIQREKVILDPGIGFAKTTEQNLEIIRRLGELRSLGRPLLIGASRKRFIGEISGGGPKERLAGSIAAAVMAVTNGANIVRVHDVAPTVQALKVAHAVISPTARPY, encoded by the coding sequence ATGTCGCTGTCGGCGGAACAGTCCCGCCACGTCTCGGAGATCACCGATGCGATCAGGAATACCAACGCCGAGCACACTCCACCTGTCCCATATGGGAGAAGGGAGCTAAGGTTCGAGAGGCCCTTGGTGATGGGCATACTCAACGTCACCCCTGACTCGTTCTCGGACGGCGGAGAATGCTTGACCAAGGAAGCCGCGGTGAGAAAATTCCAGGAGATGGTCTCGGAAGGGGCCGACATCATCGACATCGGTGCTGAATCGACAAGGCCCGGAGCGGTGCCGATATCGGAGGACGAAGAGCTCTCAAGGCTATTGCCAGTACTTAGAGAGGTGGTCAGTTCCAAGGTGCCGGTCTCAGTTGACACAAGGCACGCATCGGTGGCGGAGGAGGCGGTGCGGGCGGGGGCGAGCATCGTCAACGACATCTCCGGGCTGAGGGACCCTGAGATGACCGAGGTCGTGGCAAGGAGCGGCTGTCCGGTTGTGGCCATGCATATGAGAGGGGACCCCCAGAACATGCAGTCCCTGACCGTCTATGAGGACCTGTTGGGGGACATCCATACTGAGCTCGCGAGGATCTTGCAGAGGGCAGAGGCCGGCGGCATCCAAAGAGAGAAGGTGATCCTGGACCCCGGTATCGGGTTTGCCAAGACCACCGAGCAGAACCTGGAGATAATCAGAAGACTGGGAGAGCTGAGGTCGTTGGGCAGACCTCTTCTCATCGGTGCATCTAGGAAGCGCTTCATCGGAGAGATATCCGGTGGAGGGCCGAAGGAAAGATTGGCAGGTTCCATCGCCGCCGCGGTGATGGCCGTGACGAACGGTGCAAACATCGTCAGGGTCCATGATGTCGCTCCCACCGTGCAGGCCTTGAAGGTGGCGCACGCGGTGATATCGCCAACGGCCAGACCTTATTGA
- a CDS encoding DUF2116 family Zn-ribbon domain-containing protein codes for MAENLPPHDHCVMCDDPIEVGERFCSDRCRSEHEAMLRKERDRNIYFLIGVVGLMIALALIFVFFGQ; via the coding sequence TTGGCTGAGAACCTACCTCCTCATGACCATTGCGTCATGTGCGACGACCCTATCGAGGTCGGGGAAAGGTTCTGCTCCGACAGATGCAGATCAGAACATGAGGCCATGCTTAGGAAGGAGCGGGACAGGAACATCTATTTCCTCATAGGGGTCGTCGGTCTCATGATCGCCCTGGCGCTCATCTTCGTCTTCTTCGGTCAATAA
- a CDS encoding biotin transporter BioY — MNIAYGYERLRCRASEGLFHWRSEAGLMEKLMGALFFAFLTALAAQIRFNVPFTPVPFTGQVLVVLVGAVCLGRYGAVAQGMYLGLGASLGWFSGMVGLSALMGVTGGYLIGFVLASWFLGTIIERSTNLDIMRLTMAMTGAVGIIYACGVFHMMTMLGMGLSEALLVGVLPFLAVDGLKVSMAVAISSLLVPPKG, encoded by the coding sequence ATGAACATCGCATACGGCTATGAACGATTGAGATGCAGGGCGTCAGAGGGTCTGTTCCATTGGAGGAGCGAGGCGGGCCTGATGGAGAAGCTAATGGGGGCGCTGTTCTTTGCTTTCCTGACCGCTCTGGCAGCACAGATCCGTTTCAATGTTCCTTTCACACCGGTTCCCTTCACCGGTCAGGTCCTGGTGGTCCTGGTCGGCGCGGTATGCCTAGGACGATATGGGGCAGTGGCCCAGGGCATGTACCTTGGGCTAGGTGCATCGTTGGGATGGTTCAGCGGGATGGTCGGTCTGTCCGCGCTTATGGGCGTGACCGGGGGCTATCTGATAGGGTTCGTCCTTGCCTCATGGTTCCTAGGGACCATCATAGAGAGAAGCACAAATTTGGACATTATGAGGCTGACCATGGCCATGACCGGGGCGGTGGGCATCATCTACGCATGCGGCGTGTTCCATATGATGACCATGCTGGGAATGGGCCTGAGCGAGGCGTTATTGGTCGGCGTGCTTCCTTTCCTGGCCGTCGATGGGCTTAAGGTATCGATGGCGGTCGCGATAAGCTCGCTATTGGTCCCTCCCAAGGGGTGA
- the trpD gene encoding anthranilate phosphoribosyltransferase, with translation MEESLKYFGSKVDALIRGKNLTRAEARDLFREVLLNSQPDLQQGAFLAAMTAKGATPEELAGSWEAIYEIDTMKVRPEVSGPLVDNCGTGMDTIKTFNISTAASIIAAADGIYMAKHGARAITSRCGTVDVVEALGVDVECDVQVVKRSIESAGIGMFNGMSSKVHPQALGRILSQIRFGTVLNMAGSLANPAMPTYGVRGVYSKDMLLPVVRTMKEIGYKRAYVVHGTDAEGRRGLDELSTLGPTYVAELSSDGEVNTFTVSYKDLGIKQAEENVILCKLNREAEAVEQVRVLSGEAKGSRRDIVCLNAAPVLYITGHAADLVEGYHKACDLIDSGRALKKLMSWVSHQQSGDASEKIERLQKIISEVSA, from the coding sequence ATGGAAGAGAGCTTGAAGTATTTTGGAAGCAAGGTCGATGCGCTGATCAGAGGAAAGAACCTTACTAGGGCCGAGGCCAGGGACCTCTTCAGAGAGGTATTGCTCAACTCTCAGCCAGACCTCCAACAAGGGGCCTTCTTGGCCGCGATGACCGCAAAAGGCGCCACACCAGAGGAGCTGGCTGGTAGCTGGGAGGCGATATATGAGATAGATACCATGAAGGTGAGGCCCGAGGTCTCAGGACCGCTTGTGGACAATTGCGGGACCGGAATGGACACGATAAAGACGTTCAACATCTCCACCGCCGCATCCATCATAGCGGCCGCGGACGGGATCTACATGGCGAAGCATGGGGCTAGGGCGATCACCTCGAGGTGCGGGACCGTCGATGTCGTCGAGGCCCTTGGGGTCGATGTCGAGTGTGATGTGCAGGTGGTTAAGAGGAGCATAGAGTCCGCAGGTATAGGCATGTTCAATGGGATGAGCAGCAAAGTGCATCCCCAGGCGCTCGGAAGGATCCTGTCGCAGATAAGGTTCGGTACGGTCCTGAACATGGCCGGTTCATTGGCCAACCCCGCCATGCCTACCTATGGCGTCAGGGGCGTCTACTCAAAAGATATGCTACTGCCGGTCGTCAGGACCATGAAGGAGATAGGATACAAGCGCGCCTATGTGGTACATGGAACGGATGCTGAAGGGAGGCGGGGGCTGGACGAGCTTTCGACGTTGGGGCCCACATATGTGGCGGAACTGAGCTCCGATGGCGAGGTGAATACCTTTACCGTCTCATACAAGGACCTTGGGATAAAGCAGGCAGAAGAGAACGTCATTCTATGCAAGCTCAATAGGGAGGCCGAGGCGGTCGAACAGGTCCGTGTCCTGTCAGGAGAGGCCAAGGGGTCCAGGAGGGACATAGTGTGCCTGAACGCTGCACCTGTCCTCTACATAACCGGACATGCGGCGGACCTGGTCGAAGGGTATCACAAGGCCTGTGACCTCATCGATTCCGGAAGGGCGTTGAAGAAGCTTATGAGCTGGGTCTCGCACCAGCAGAGCGGTGATGCCAGCGAGAAGATCGAAAGGCTCCAAAAGATCATTTCTGAGGTATCGGCGTGA
- a CDS encoding alcohol dehydrogenase catalytic domain-containing protein, which yields MRAAVMHGPNDLRVEEMDDPVLPEGGIVIDVVASAICGTDVKMLANGHKDLIYPRILGHEIVGRVSISDSEKLKEGQLVQVWPGIVCSECRPCRRGIDNQCLHIGILGFNRDGGFAQKVSLPKESIMARGVVPLPEGSDAAAVSLAEPLACCINGQELARVGNGDTVLIFGGGPIGCLHAILARAKGVGKVIMTEHLESRRSIIPRMLVDRMIDPGKEDIVEAVIDETGGDGVDVALMATPEVRVDNWLLRLMAPQGRISVFSGPKKGNYEVPFDVRGLHYKEIALVGAYGCSSRQDREAVRMVMDGEVDLDWLITEKISLEELPRAFVRSEARIGMKTVVTRF from the coding sequence ATGCGGGCTGCGGTCATGCATGGGCCGAACGATCTCCGGGTCGAGGAGATGGACGACCCTGTCCTCCCTGAGGGCGGGATCGTCATCGATGTGGTTGCCAGCGCGATCTGTGGTACCGATGTCAAGATGCTCGCGAACGGTCATAAGGACCTTATCTATCCCAGGATCCTCGGCCATGAGATCGTCGGAAGGGTCTCCATCTCTGATTCTGAAAAGTTAAAGGAGGGTCAGCTCGTCCAGGTATGGCCCGGGATAGTTTGCTCGGAATGCAGGCCTTGTAGAAGGGGGATAGACAATCAATGCCTCCACATCGGGATCTTAGGGTTCAACAGGGACGGGGGATTCGCACAGAAGGTCTCCCTCCCTAAAGAGTCCATAATGGCAAGGGGGGTCGTCCCTTTGCCAGAAGGGAGCGATGCCGCTGCCGTCTCCCTTGCGGAGCCTTTGGCCTGCTGTATCAACGGACAAGAGCTTGCCAGAGTTGGCAACGGTGACACGGTGCTGATATTCGGAGGGGGGCCGATCGGGTGCCTTCATGCAATATTGGCAAGGGCGAAAGGGGTTGGAAAGGTGATCATGACCGAGCACCTTGAGAGCAGGAGAAGCATCATCCCTAGGATGTTGGTGGACCGGATGATCGACCCCGGCAAGGAGGACATAGTAGAGGCGGTCATCGATGAGACCGGAGGCGATGGGGTGGACGTGGCCCTCATGGCGACCCCCGAGGTCCGTGTCGATAATTGGTTGCTCAGGCTCATGGCCCCTCAGGGAAGGATATCGGTCTTCTCTGGGCCGAAAAAAGGGAACTACGAGGTCCCGTTCGATGTGAGAGGTCTGCATTACAAAGAAATCGCCCTGGTGGGGGCCTATGGCTGCTCATCAAGGCAGGACCGGGAGGCCGTGCGGATGGTGATGGATGGTGAGGTGGACCTGGATTGGCTCATCACAGAGAAGATCTCTCTGGAGGAGCTGCCGAGGGCATTCGTAAGGTCAGAGGCAAGGATCGGGATGAAGACAGTGGTGACAAGATTTTAA
- a CDS encoding flavodoxin family protein, with protein MKVLILDGSIGPDDASKRVASVLEEILTERKVHHEMIRLGDRKLMPCTGCRDCWTLSPGICGINDDGMEIMRAWMSSDIVVLISRMTFGGHSSLIKRALDRLAGILMPYLIAEADGVERMARYHRYPSMLGIAVCDEIDREETETYRMLIRQNGRTLRSGHSKSLVLWKGEPEKNVRELVESTIMNMKVAR; from the coding sequence ATGAAGGTTTTGATCCTTGATGGTTCCATAGGACCTGATGATGCATCCAAGCGGGTTGCTTCAGTACTTGAGGAGATCCTCACAGAAAGGAAGGTCCACCATGAGATGATCAGATTGGGCGATAGAAAGTTGATGCCCTGTACCGGCTGCAGAGATTGTTGGACCTTGTCACCTGGCATCTGTGGTATCAACGATGATGGCATGGAGATCATGCGGGCCTGGATGTCCTCGGATATCGTGGTATTGATATCTAGAATGACGTTCGGTGGTCATTCATCGCTCATCAAAAGGGCTTTGGACCGTCTGGCCGGTATATTGATGCCGTATCTCATCGCGGAGGCGGATGGCGTCGAACGGATGGCCAGATATCATCGCTATCCAAGTATGCTTGGGATAGCCGTATGCGATGAGATCGACCGTGAGGAGACGGAGACGTACAGGATGCTCATCAGGCAGAATGGAAGGACCCTTAGGAGCGGACATTCAAAAAGCCTTGTCCTCTGGAAAGGGGAACCTGAAAAGAACGTGCGCGAGCTTGTCGAATCCACTATCATGAACATGAAGGTGGCCAGATGA
- a CDS encoding pyridoxamine 5'-phosphate oxidase family protein, with protein MRRKDREVTDRAVIDDVISSARVCRIGLVDGEEAYIVPMNFGYGEGCLWFHSALEGRKVELIKRNGKATFEIDIDHGLVMDKVADKCTNHYVCVMGKGPITIVEGEEKMKGIRYLMAHYTSDNYKMTDRCAPKAHIFKLIIESMTCKRNP; from the coding sequence ATGCGCAGAAAGGATAGGGAAGTGACCGACAGGGCGGTCATCGACGATGTGATATCCAGTGCAAGGGTCTGCAGGATCGGGCTTGTGGATGGAGAAGAGGCATACATCGTCCCTATGAACTTTGGTTATGGGGAGGGGTGCCTTTGGTTCCATTCCGCCTTGGAGGGAAGGAAGGTCGAACTCATCAAGAGAAATGGGAAGGCCACCTTCGAGATCGACATCGACCATGGGCTGGTCATGGACAAGGTCGCGGACAAATGTACCAATCATTATGTCTGCGTCATGGGAAAAGGCCCCATCACCATAGTCGAAGGAGAAGAAAAGATGAAGGGCATACGCTACCTGATGGCCCATTACACATCAGACAACTACAAGATGACGGACAGGTGCGCGCCCAAGGCCCACATCTTTAAGCTCATCATTGAGTCTATGACGTGCAAGAGGAATCCTTGA
- a CDS encoding 4Fe-4S binding protein has translation MVKRKIVQIDESLCNGCGNCVTACAEGAIEIVDGKAKVINDRFCDGLGACIGECPTNALEIVERDADGFDEEAVKEHLAKKSCDDIPIQACPGSGPRKFRSIPPSSPGENASQLSTWPIQMRLVPINAPYLKGARLLIAADCTAFACGNIQRDFIRDRVVLIGCPKLDDNDEFVDKLAAILKANDIKDVTLLHMEVPCCRVSKKLVKKAMELAAKEIPLRTYMVMTEGGKTVNMDH, from the coding sequence ATGGTGAAGAGGAAGATAGTTCAGATCGATGAGTCGCTCTGCAATGGCTGCGGCAACTGCGTGACGGCATGCGCTGAGGGGGCGATAGAGATCGTCGACGGTAAGGCGAAGGTCATCAACGACAGGTTCTGCGATGGTCTAGGCGCATGCATTGGTGAATGTCCGACAAACGCCCTTGAGATAGTCGAAAGGGATGCCGACGGGTTCGATGAGGAGGCCGTGAAGGAACACTTGGCGAAGAAGAGCTGCGACGACATCCCGATACAGGCATGTCCAGGGTCTGGGCCGAGAAAGTTCAGGTCCATCCCTCCTTCCTCACCAGGAGAAAATGCCTCGCAGCTGAGCACTTGGCCCATCCAGATGCGCCTTGTTCCGATAAACGCTCCCTACCTTAAGGGGGCGAGGTTGCTGATCGCGGCCGACTGCACCGCCTTCGCATGTGGGAATATCCAACGCGACTTCATCAGGGACCGAGTAGTCCTTATCGGATGCCCGAAGCTTGATGACAATGACGAGTTCGTCGACAAACTGGCGGCCATCCTCAAGGCCAATGACATAAAGGACGTCACGCTGCTCCACATGGAGGTGCCGTGCTGCCGTGTCTCGAAGAAATTGGTTAAAAAGGCAATGGAGCTCGCAGCAAAGGAGATACCACTTCGTACATACATGGTCATGACCGAGGGAGGAAAGACGGTCAACATGGATCATTGA